CAGGCCCCGCACGAGGTAGCGCTGCAGCCAGATGAACAGGATCGCCACTGGCAGCGTCGCCAGCAGCGTGGCGGCCATGACGTGGTGCCACTCGATCGTGTAGCGGCCGGCGACCAGCGAGAACACCTGGATCGGCAGCGTGTAGCTCTCCTGGCTGCGCAGCATGGTCAGCGCCACGACGAACTCGTTCCAGGCATTGATGAAGGTGAAGATCGCGGTCACCGCGATGGCCGGCAGGCAGAGCGGCAGGAACACCTTGCGCAGGGTGAGCCAGCGGCCGGCGCCCTCCATCCAGGCGGCCTCCTCGAGATCGCGCGGAATGGTGTCGAAATAACTCTGCAGCATCCAGACGGTGAAAGCGACATTGAAGGCCATGTAGATGAAGCCGAGCGCGGTCGTCGATTCGACCAGCCCCCAGGCCGCCATAAGCCGGAACAGGCCAAGCACCAGCACGATCGGCGAGATCATCTGCGAGATCAAAAGGAACTGGCGGAAGACACCGTAGCCGGCAAAGCGAAAGCGCGACATGGCATAGGCGGCCGGAACGGAGATGAGGATGGCACCGATCGTGGCGATAACAGACACATAGAGCGAATTGGCCAGCGCCTGGCCGAAACCGGTCGCCACCCACATGTCGGAGAAGTTGGACCAGCGGAACTCGCTCGGCCACCATGTCGGCGATAGCACCTCGGTCCGCGGCTTGACCGCGGTCAGGAACATCACCGCGAAGGGAAAGAGCGTCACCACGATCAGCGGCGCCAGCAGCAGCCAGGCGATGATCGTGCGCTTCAATTTGCCCGTCATGAACCCATTTGTCATGCGCGTTGCTCCCGCATCGCCAGCCGCACATAGATCATGGTGAAGATCAGCAATATGGCGAACATCACCAGCGACACCGCCGAGGCCTCACCCAGTTTGCCGATGCGGAAGGCGAGCTTGTAGAGGTGGGTGACCAGGATATCGGTCGAATTGGCCGGCCCGCCCTGCGTCATCACCCAGATGATCGGGAAGGAATTGAAGACGTAGATCGTGTTGAGCACGATGGCGATGTTGATGAACGGCTTCAGGAGCGGAAAGGTGATCTCGCGGAACTGCTGCATTGGCGTTGCTCCTTCGAGCGCCGCCGCCTCATAGAGATCGTCCGGGATCGACGACAGGCCGCCAAGGAAAATCGTCGTGGTGAATGGCACCGTCACCAGTATGCCGATCAGCACTTGCATCGGAAACGCCGTCTCGGCGCTCGCAAGCCACTGGACGTTGTGGTCGATCAGGCCGAGCCCGATCAGCGCCGAATTGAGCATGCCGCTTTCGCCGCTCAATGCCCAGCGCCAGACCACAGCCGTCATGGTCAGCGACACCGCCCAGGGCAGCATGATGATGACGCGGGCCAGCCCGCGGCCATGGAAATCGGTGTTGAGGATCATCGCCACCGGGATGGACAGCAGCAGCGCACCGCCGACCACCAGCACGGTCCACAGCCCGGTGCGCCACAACGCGGCGACGAAGTCGGGATCGGCAAACAGCGCCGAGAAATTGGCGAGGCCGCTGAACTCGCGCAGTTGCCCGAAGCGGTTGACGTCATGGGTCGATATCTGGATCAGGTCCCAGACCGGCCAGAAGATGACGACCGCCGCCAGGAACAGGCT
The genomic region above belongs to Mesorhizobium sp. B4-1-4 and contains:
- a CDS encoding carbohydrate ABC transporter permease; protein product: MRNRTLPYLLTLPSLFLAAVVIFWPVWDLIQISTHDVNRFGQLREFSGLANFSALFADPDFVAALWRTGLWTVLVVGGALLLSIPVAMILNTDFHGRGLARVIIMLPWAVSLTMTAVVWRWALSGESGMLNSALIGLGLIDHNVQWLASAETAFPMQVLIGILVTVPFTTTIFLGGLSSIPDDLYEAAALEGATPMQQFREITFPLLKPFINIAIVLNTIYVFNSFPIIWVMTQGGPANSTDILVTHLYKLAFRIGKLGEASAVSLVMFAILLIFTMIYVRLAMREQRA
- a CDS encoding carbohydrate ABC transporter permease, whose translation is MTGKLKRTIIAWLLLAPLIVVTLFPFAVMFLTAVKPRTEVLSPTWWPSEFRWSNFSDMWVATGFGQALANSLYVSVIATIGAILISVPAAYAMSRFRFAGYGVFRQFLLISQMISPIVLVLGLFRLMAAWGLVESTTALGFIYMAFNVAFTVWMLQSYFDTIPRDLEEAAWMEGAGRWLTLRKVFLPLCLPAIAVTAIFTFINAWNEFVVALTMLRSQESYTLPIQVFSLVAGRYTIEWHHVMAATLLATLPVAILFIWLQRYLVRGLALGAVK